A genomic segment from Vagococcus zengguangii encodes:
- a CDS encoding IS1182 family transposase: protein MYSNYNMNQLSLDITTSYIPEKNNTAWFINELVETLKIKESYLFGRPRQYNLSAMLKLVLFAYTRSVFSSRKIAQLAEESLPARWLTQEMMPSYRTIARFRISDELEGLINQGLEQLTAYLRQQNMIDDAIFIDGTKILADANKFSFVWKKSTIRFDAMNREATVSLMNELKEAYSSSHIPDGSNLSLDMVDEVLTRLEFRLEELEKQIETTPKLSPNPAKQERRSLKSTKRKLAARRAKMLEHQKQFKTFGKRNSFSKTDHDATFMRVKEDHMKNGQLKPAYNLQIATSKQFIVGYDVYQNPTDTKTLIPFLEKMNLAEKDAMYIVADAGYGSESNYQYLEDKLSQHTSLIPYGTMLKENSKKWQSDDKKVMNWFYEEKEDYYIDPKGVRFNFNKYRKRTDTDGFSRDFKEYVAEKYDENREEIPAALTAKGHIRKIMINPSWEYYKAKQRDFLSTKETGKIYAKRKIDVEPVFGRMKASLGFTRFSVRGLGKVLKETGIVSLALNMMKLASWETQKDIENRKNPKQTKNNTFCPFRIFYFRLITLTFVTASFFITLYT, encoded by the coding sequence CTATGTTAAAGCTGGTCTTATTTGCGTACACACGCAGTGTTTTTAGTAGTCGTAAAATTGCTCAATTGGCTGAAGAGAGCCTACCGGCTCGTTGGTTAACACAAGAAATGATGCCTTCTTATCGAACGATTGCACGCTTTAGAATATCTGATGAATTAGAAGGTCTTATTAATCAAGGCTTGGAGCAGCTAACCGCTTATTTACGTCAACAAAACATGATTGATGATGCCATTTTTATTGATGGAACTAAAATTTTAGCTGATGCCAATAAATTTAGTTTTGTTTGGAAGAAAAGCACGATTCGTTTCGATGCGATGAATCGAGAAGCAACCGTCTCTTTAATGAATGAATTAAAAGAGGCTTATTCGTCGTCTCATATACCAGATGGTTCTAATCTGTCTTTAGATATGGTTGATGAAGTTCTAACTCGTTTAGAATTCAGATTAGAAGAATTAGAAAAACAAATTGAAACAACACCTAAGCTTTCTCCCAACCCTGCTAAACAAGAACGACGTTCTTTAAAATCAACTAAAAGAAAATTAGCTGCACGTCGAGCTAAAATGCTAGAACATCAAAAGCAATTTAAGACTTTCGGGAAACGAAACAGCTTTTCAAAAACTGATCACGATGCCACTTTCATGAGAGTAAAAGAAGATCACATGAAAAATGGTCAGCTTAAGCCAGCTTATAATCTGCAAATTGCTACGAGCAAGCAATTTATCGTAGGCTATGATGTTTACCAAAATCCAACAGATACTAAAACGTTAATCCCTTTCTTAGAAAAAATGAATTTAGCAGAAAAGGATGCCATGTATATAGTAGCAGATGCAGGTTATGGTTCAGAAAGTAACTATCAATATCTAGAAGACAAATTATCTCAACATACCTCATTAATCCCGTACGGGACAATGTTGAAAGAAAATAGTAAGAAATGGCAGTCAGATGATAAAAAGGTAATGAATTGGTTTTACGAAGAAAAAGAAGACTATTATATTGACCCAAAAGGAGTCCGTTTTAATTTTAATAAGTATCGAAAACGCACAGACACAGACGGTTTTTCACGTGATTTCAAGGAATATGTGGCAGAAAAATATGACGAAAATCGTGAAGAAATTCCTGCTGCGTTAACAGCCAAAGGCCACATAAGAAAAATAATGATTAATCCTTCATGGGAATATTATAAAGCGAAGCAACGAGATTTTCTTTCAACGAAAGAAACTGGAAAAATTTACGCTAAACGTAAGATTGATGTGGAACCAGTTTTCGGACGGATGAAGGCTTCTTTGGGCTTCACTCGTTTCTCTGTGAGAGGACTTGGAAAAGTTCTCAAGGAAACCGGTATTGTTTCCTTGGCGCTAAATATGATGAAATTAGCGTCTTGGGAGACGCAGAAAGACATAGAAAATAGAAAAAATCCGAAACAAACGAAAAATAACACTTTTTGTCCGTTTCGGATTTTTTATTTTAGACTAATAACACTAACTTTTGTCACAGCCTCATTTTTTATTACTCTCTATACTTAA